DNA sequence from the Drosophila sechellia strain sech25 chromosome 3L, ASM438219v1, whole genome shotgun sequence genome:
CCAGCATCCAACATCCGTAGCTGAGTCAAGGAAATGTGCGAAACTTGAGCACTGGCAAATTTATAGCGACAAATGTTGACTTGAGATACGACATCGGGTGTGGCGCAAGGGAGGGGCTGACTTCAGTCGGGGGGGAGCTGCCTGCTCAAATTGAATGTCAATCgattttagtttttaatttaaaaaaccaTGCCTCGTTTTCGATCCCTTGTAATTTGGGCTGGCGTGAGTGCACTTGCTTAGTGGTGGCACAAACTAGTTACAGAGTATAAGTGGGTAAGCACATATATAGCATAAGATGTAAGTTGTTAGCTTAAAATGGAAATATAATAAGAATGCAATGCAACTTTTACTTTAATAATACCTACTTTTTACAAAACTTAAGAGTACTTAACATAATTATCATAGTTCATGCCCAGGCACGAGTAACGGTATCTATGCCATCACCATTGAAAAAAGAGGTGCATCTTTGAGATACTTGAAGGCAAGCGCTTGATTGCAagtagtgggcgtggcaatcaGGGTCTCCAGAGGTTTTCCGCCCAAGAGCCAACGGTAAATGACAGTCGGGGGGAAACACAATCGCGATGTGTGAGAAATGTTTATTCGACAAGCGAACGAGTGGGAGCTGTGATTCCCTGGGACAGGGCATTGAGGCGTTCTCCAAACGAGCCTATTCAAATAATGGTCCGCTAATTGTTTAATTGATAACCAGTCAAATCCCACCACAAGCTTGTCTCGCATCCTCTATGCGGTCTGTCTGCAATTTGTGCAAATTGCACGCACATAGAAACCATTCATGGCCCATTCACCACCTATGCCCCACACACCGAAAACCCCGCCCATTAGGCACTCTGTAAACATATCAACACCTGTTATGGCGCATGGGCCTGTGTCCAGGTAAGCCCGCTGCAAATATTGAAAATCACTGGTCAGTTCGCCTCTGCAACCTAAATAAGTTTTATTTGCTCGAATCGCCCAGCTCAGTTTTATGCAAAAATGTCGGCCGCGCAGGTGTGTGCAGGTGTCCGTCCCAGTCAATCAATGGGGCACGTCGACAGGGGCGGCATACAGGAAGCCGGACACAGGACATTTTCATGAGGTAAGGCCGGTCCACGGTGCGCCAGGTCCTTAATCGCGCACGTTGGCCGTTTGTCGCGTGCAAAAATATTCACCCTACACTGCAAAACTAAAGCTCTGTGATTCGAATGTGTATTGAATGTATGGTTAAGTAAGTAGGAAAAATGATTATTACATTTACGACAATTAACTACAATAGGTATATATAATCTATGAACACCTTTGTATGTTTATTTTCAGTATCTTCagattataaaaatattttaaggtttgttttaaattatatgaGTGTTTTCTAGCTTAAAGTAagcaatttatattttgtcAGTGTTCAATGATCCCAAATACCTCCATGCCCCTTGCTTCCTTCCCCTTTGCAGCTGCATTGTCAATTTCACACGCCAGTTGGTCTGCTCCCCCCTTTGCTCGTCCTTGTCCTGGTCCTTGGTCCTTTCTCGCCCCATGCCCCCTCCTACCACCCACCAACCCACTAGAGTGTATTTTGTTATTGCTAACCATTCGTGGCACGTTCAATTGATTGAATTGAAGTCGCATCGCAGCGAAATGGAACGaagcactgagaaaaaatgtGTTTGCTTGTAATTTGGATTGGAAGCTACTCTTCTGAAAAAGGCTATCAAAAGAACTCCCAAAATATATCGGTGGTGTGAATAGTGTGCCTTGGCCATTTGACATTtgtattaattataaaatttttctcagtgtgaAGAACGATTGCATGGACATATGGAAACTGCGAAGAGGATAGAGGACACTGATGTCCTTTCaatgttattgttattgttgcatAGGCTTGTTAGGCTGcgtttgtttttgctgctgctcgaTCATACGTCGCCGCCATCTGTCTCTTTCTTTCCATCCGTCCGTCTCCCTCGCTCTTCGTGTAACAATTATTCAATTTGATTTACTCCTCCACATCCCATCCCGCTCGCTCCCTTTGTTATCCTTCGCCGTGTCCCTTTTCTATTGGGCTTGGCACATTGTTGTTATCACACTTGAATAGCTGCCAAATGTGTCTCCCGTTGGCGGCGTCACAGTTTACACCTGTTCTCCCCCGTCCACCTGTCCCTGTGTCATCTCCCTGTAAAGCGGAAGTCGTTGCTCCTCCAACGGAAGTGAATTTAATGCGAGTGCAATTTGGACAACCGCCTAAGTACTCAGCCATTAACACCATTCGATGGTGATTTTGCAAATTCGGGATTTAATCCGTGCATAATTATTTCTAGAATGAAACATAACGATGACATCGTTTTCCTTAAAGTCGTTTGTATGTTtagtatatttaaatttgtgatatatatttaaattttgtatatattgtatatatatttgtatatatatttgcattttcaaacattatttttaatatcttTGACAATTTTGGTCCCAAGGTTCACAATATCTGGTTCCTGGTGGATTGTGCTTCTCTGGTCGTATCCAAACTTCAAACTctcttttctttcttttggcCTCAAGCATTCCTATAAGGAAGAGGACGACCAGTAGTATGTGCAGTAACTTCATTATTGTGCCCATAACAGAGTCTATACCCATTATATAGTTTCAAATGTTTAATTTCAGCAAGATGCTAAATGGATTGGTTATGCCAACTTATTATTGTTCTAGAGTATTTTGCGACTCTTAATAGGATTAATCTGTAATAATTCTACGCTTTCTGCTCATGCAACTGTGCAGACACTTTGCAACGAGTAGCAATCAATCGATTTATCCTGCCGTTTAGTACATATTTTACAACATCAGCCCCCGAAGAGTGTCCCTTTTGGTTGCGAGTTGCAACCTCTTCTGAACCTTAACAAATAGCGACGAAAATTGCAACAAATGTGTTACGAATGGTTCGTGATCGTGGCATGACAGAATGTCgccggcaacaacagcaaaagcgAGCTGAACTGGAGAATTGTGGACCAATGAGGAAATCGTTACCTTGGCTTAAACCACTTAAACATCACGAGTTGAACTCTTAACAGCCTGGGACTCCAGTCCAAACTTTGGGCCGTTGCTGGGAGAAGACTTTTGCCGCGCTCCACTGATGTTGATGAGGAGgagatgacgacgacgacaacaaAGAAGttgacaacagcaacagtctAACAGCAACTGCAGTTACACCGGGGAAAAAGTGTAtgccataataataattctttgaaaacaaactttaaacacagatcaataaaaattatCCCCTATATGACTTACATACAATCAAGAATggataaacaattttatttgaaatttttatttcatgCAAACAGGGTTAAAGGTCAAGACAAACAGTTAAAAGAACATAACACTTGACAGCTTTTTGCACAGTGCTGCTTAGCCACGTTGATTAGATACAGGGATCGGAATCGGGAACGAGAATGGGCAATTGGGTTTTTGGTAGCTACGGGCTGCTCAGGAtgcttgtttgttgttgttggtatagtatctgtatctgaagcTCTGGCCGTTTACAACGTAACCAAGTGTCTGTCGGTCGCGGAGTTGTTGTTAGTTGGAGCTGATGCAATAAATCGCAATGTCCGAGGTTGTTGAAGCGATTGTGATAAAAGTAAATCGCTGCAAATGCCAGTACACGATCTTTGGGCCCTAGAGGTAGTCTAGTTTAGGGCTTAACTAATGCTACAGCATCGTTGATATCGAATTACATCGCATTTAAATTACGCAATAGGCAGCCTGGCCTTGTCCCACTTAGCGggtcctgctgcagctgtCCTTTCTTATCAGTTTCATATGGGCAACACGTAGGAAAAGTTAGCACACACACCCAACCAACAAACTCGTTCTATTTCGCGTTTGTTGGGAAGAGATAAAGTTCTTCAAACCACTTCTCCAGTTCTGCTGCAAAATCCCCAAAAGCGTTGCGTTGGCGTATTCTAAACTTTGCGCTACTTTTTGCCGAAGCTAAAGTCATTATCATTAAAGCCATACTTTGCTGCTTGCTGCCGAAACTTTCACTTGGCGAGCAGGGCGAAGCGGAGCggaaaatattgtaaattgtATCTAACAGATACTTTATCGAGCCGAAACAGAAACTTCTGCCATTGTCCGCGAGCGACAAAACTGACACACATGTGGGGATATTCGCAGGACCGAGGGTCTGAAGAGCTGGGAATTACATGCCAAGATAATGAGAGTATAACTGGGCGTGGCGGCAACTTATTCTTCGACTGCGCAGACTACCCAGAACTTTTCTGAAAAGTTTTGCGATTCTGCAGCATGCTAAATTTGGGGAGAAAAGTGTGGTAAAAAGTACATGTACCATGTAGTATATCTAAAACGATGCACACTTGCAAACGGTCGTCCGATTGGCAAATGTTTTCTTTCGAACTAATAAACGTGCAATAAATTGAAGATATTAGATATTTTTACGGGGCATTCTAATA
Encoded proteins:
- the LOC116801145 gene encoding uncharacterized protein LOC116801145, giving the protein MKLLHILLVVLFLIGMLEAKRKKREFEVWIRPEKHNPPGTRYCEPWDQNCQRY